Below is a genomic region from Helianthus annuus cultivar XRQ/B chromosome 2, HanXRQr2.0-SUNRISE, whole genome shotgun sequence.
tgtttatttttttaaaaagatcccttcggcgcttttttgttttttttggcccaaaactcttaaaaacatgtatattacatgtgttattttttttaaaaaaaaaaaaaaaaatgtcgggagctttaagtttcccgggttttcttaAAATGAAGGGTTTCCTACCTAGCTTTAGCCTATAAAATCATAATATTAAATATTTTCTTTTAGTAACCGGTTAAATTCACGAGTTCATGAACTAGTGAAATCTTGAACTAGGCCCAAAGTAAGTTCATGATATCAAGTCATAGGCCTACCTAAATCTGGACGAAACCCACGGGCAAGCAAACAACCAGAACAACCGACTGCAGCTTCTTCTTCTTTGCACTCCTGCAAAACCAATCCTCCGATCCGATCTGAGATCCACCACCGTCCAGGTATATTTATTTAACCTAATTTCACGATCTCCTCAACTGTTCATTACTATTCAAATTAATTTCTGCATTTCATACAAAATTAGGTTTCACTTTTTTCTCCTTACAAAAGTATTATTAACATCTTGTAATTATGAATTAGACGTTCGTTCAATGGCTCCCGCTGTTCCTAGATCCGGTGACGCTATCTTCGCCAACGTTGAGCGTGTGGTAATGTTTCTGCATCTGAAATTCATTGTTTATAAGATATGCGTACTTGATTTGTGTTTAGGTTTTGAATTTGTCTCTTGATTTGATTGTTTGTAGAACGCTGAGTTGTTTACTTTGACCTATGGAGCGATAGTGCGACAGTTGCTTACAGATCTGGAAGAGGTCGAGGAAGTTAATAAGCAGCTCGATCAAATGTATGCATTTTAGATTGCAAAATTATTATCCTCAGTTTCAACTTTTGTGTGTAAATATCGGGTAAATGAGGCTAGAAACCTATAGGAATTCTATAAGTATTTGCGCCTTGGGTACGAAAAGGAGTGCGCTTGGTTCTTTGCGCCTCGGTTTTAGACCTTGTCGCTTTTGTCGGCTTTTTAAGACCGAGTTTCAACTTCATGTCTACATATGAGCATGACTTGCTTACTTGTACGTGCTATCTGGATTCATTATTCTGATGGTCTTTGTGTTCGATTTTGTTGTTTAATCAGGGGTTACAATATTGGAATCCGGCTAATTGATGAGTTTCTTGCGAAATCTAATGTGACTAGATGTGTTGATTTTAGGGAAACCGCTGAAGTCATTGCCAAGGTATTGTTATCTTCTCTCCTGACTTTtttatatgtttgtatatatatattgtgttAGGATCGAATACAAGTCGGTTTTTCGGTGCGAAACATACGGAGCAAAGTAAAAATACACGCGGTGACATTTTGTAAACTGTTTAATTACACCACTGAGCAAATAGTTATGCTACTTTTAGTTTCTTTTTTTGCAACGGAAAAACAGAACTTTTATTACAAAACCAAACAAATAAAGGCACCATAGCAAGATGTATCATTTATATCTTCAATCAGCTTACAAATCGAGATGCTTCTGTTATTGAAAATTTTACCGTTCCGCAATTGCCACAAGCTCCAAAGAGTCAATAAGAAAACTGCATGTGCAACCTTTTTCCTTTTCAACGACATACCCATCCATTAACACTTTGTAACATTTCCCCCACCGAGTCAAAAACGTAACCTGCCGGCAATTTAAGCCACATGAAAATCTGAGTCTATACTGAGTTTGCAGTCGTGCAGCGTATCCAATGGAAAGATGTTTCCTTTAATACTTTACCAATAGACTACTTTTAGTTGTAATGTTGTAATTGTTAAACTACAACAAATTGAAGTAGCGTaatctatgcagttaatgcggtaaattatcggatatcggtcaaggaccgatatttgaaatataggttgtctcggtgagatatcgatgggatatcggtaattttaatataatgcaaaatttatatatatagcaatttaacaccaataattcagtgGTATGTCAGTGATATATTGgttatatcggtgatatatcggtcaaatatcagtgatatatcggtccaTATTGCCGAtaataccggtaccgatattTTGACCGATACTTGACACAGATATTTTACTAAGGGACCGATGTAACCAATATTTCActgatattaactgcatagagcGTAATTAAAACTCTACTTTAAAACTGTAGTGTAATAATTACACTAGTGCTTGCGCACATCAAAAGCTATTTGTACCGAATGTTCGAATCCCACTCATAGATATATATGCGTGTGTGTGTACTTATTTTGGGGCTATATGGGTGGTACATAGTTTATCAACATTGTTACAATCATGAGTTATGTCCTTTTGGATGGCACAATATGTACCGGGAAACATTTTTTCTGGAATGTGAAATGTATTGTTTCTGCGTTTTGATCGATCAATATGTATTGTATCCAAGTTATGTGTTCACTGATACCCATTTTTATGGTCTCGATTGATGTCTCCAAATAGGTTGGCTTCAAAATGTTTTTAGGGGTAACTGCATCCGTGAGTAACTGGGATACAGAGGGAACTTGTTGCAGTCTCATTCTGGAGGATAACCCGCTTGTAGACTTTGTCGAGCTTCCAGACACCTGTCAAGGCTTATATTACTGCAACATTTTAAGTGGAGTTGTCAGGGGAGCTCTAGAGATGGTATGGTTTATCTGACCCGACACGTTTTTCTCACGTTAAACTTAGAATAAAGTGATGTCAACACTTTTTTTGTCACGTTTGTAGGTGTCGATGAAGACTGAGGTCACATGGGTCAGGGATATGCTTAGAGGAGATGATGCATTTGAGTTACAGGTGAAGCTTCTTAAACAAGTTCCAGAGGAGTATCCATACAAAGACGACGAGTAACGtgttatctttaatcttgattaATGTATATACATTATGATTTTTGCATTTCCTTTTTGGTTTGTAATAAACTGATAACATGTCTTTAGTACTTTGACTTATGTTTTGTTATGCTAGAACATGTTTTGTTTCCTTCATCTGGGAGCGTTGCTGTATTGAAGATTTGGatagtattattattgttataagaTTATTATTTAGTTTACTCATGGGAATGACAAGGAGACGGATCTTGTGGGTCCCAACTCATGTGGCCATGCATCAGGGGTCACAAGAACAAGGATGGGCGAATTGGGGGTGATTTTTTGTTCTCGTTCCAATTTAATGAGGTATGTGCAAAGCTCTCAGGTTTGCTATACATATAGTTCTTTattatgttttgatttttattacaTGTTGGTATTGCTTATAATATGTTATTATGAATTGGCACATTATATTATTTCAACTTGTATTTTATAAACAGagtagaaatatatatatatatatatatatatatatatatataggtagaggatcctgtaaaaagtgctcaaagtgtaagaagtgtgagaagtgtattataacactatatataatactatataacaccatataaacaccgtataacaatatataacactatataataccatataacactatgtaacactatatatcattatataacaaatataacactataggttgtctgatagcatgtctatgatagatgtatagtgttatatttgttatataatgatatatagtgttacatagtgttatatggtattatatggtgttacatattgttatacggtgtttatatggtgttatatagtattatatatagtgttataatacacttctcacacttcttacactttgagcactttttacaggatccttaccctatatatatatatatatatatatatatatatatatatatagagagagagagagagagagagagagaaagtataatgtacttcaaggcttaacctacattaacatacatgacaaaaaatataacgtgcgttattatcatagaacgtgcgtgattatagtcccatgcgtgattatgtggtcccatgcgagattatgtggtcccatgcgtgattatacccctgatccaacggttaccattgtctcctacgtgatgtatgataaggctttttgtatgttaaccttactctatatatatatatat
It encodes:
- the LOC110926214 gene encoding trafficking protein particle complex subunit 3, yielding MAPAVPRSGDAIFANVERVNAELFTLTYGAIVRQLLTDLEEVEEVNKQLDQMGYNIGIRLIDEFLAKSNVTRCVDFRETAEVIAKVGFKMFLGVTASVSNWDTEGTCCSLILEDNPLVDFVELPDTCQGLYYCNILSGVVRGALEMVSMKTEVTWVRDMLRGDDAFELQVKLLKQVPEEYPYKDDE